A window from Drosophila kikkawai strain 14028-0561.14 chromosome 2L, DkikHiC1v2, whole genome shotgun sequence encodes these proteins:
- the LOC108076914 gene encoding G2/mitotic-specific cyclin-B-like: protein MGGRTLEMQGKNATDNLNQIKKQKLREASQEVKTKRVALGVLQNRCLTRDIAAKDAAQKDIKDLKAKSRVDTHVKKEPLGTTANGSLSKKFEGFQDIDANDKRNLFLVSEYVNEIYDYLYQVEKQQPIFKDHLAGQRSVSPKMRAVLIDWINAVNLQFHLTADSFQLAVAIIDRYLQVVKDTKRNYFQLVGVTALFIATKYERLCPVGIETFVYVSDDTYTARQIRQMELQILKAIDFSLSRPLPIHFLRRYSKAAGATNEQHVMAKYFIELAALTYDLASYRPSEIAAASMFLSLNLLNGNHREATGFNDQHWSATLSFYSRYSASDLRPISRKIAKLARNAPQAKLKAVYIKYQGSNFHKIAQRRELSSPLIDYIIGQNFRK from the coding sequence ATGGGAGGCAGAACTCTCGAAATGCAGGGCAAGAATGCCACGGACaatttaaaccaaattaaaaaacagaaattgaGAGAGGCTTCCCAAGAGGTAAAGACAAAACGAGTCGCCCTAGGTGTTCTACAAAATCGTTGTTTAACCCGCGACATTGCCGCCAAGGATGCAGCCCAGAAAGATATCAAGGATCTTAAGGCCAAGTCTCGGGTGGACACTCACGTTAAGAAGGAGCCACTGGGCACCACAGCCAATGGTTCTTTGAGCAAGAAATTTGAAGGTTTTCAGGATATCGACGCAAACGACAAGAGAAATCTGTTTCTGGTCTCTGAATATGTAAACGAGATCTATGACTATCTGTATCAGGTGGAGAAGCAGCAGCCCATCTTCAAGGATCACCTGGCAGGCCAAAGGTCAGTATCGCCCAAAATGCGAGCTGTGCTGATCGACTGGATCAACGCGGTCAACCTGCAGTTTCACCTGACTGCAGACAGCTTCCAGCTAGCAGTGGCCATCATCGATCGCTACCTGCAAGTGGTCAAGGACACTAAACGCAACTATTTTCAGTTGGTTGGCGTCACAGCCCTCTTTATAGCCACCAAGTACGAGAGGCTGTGCCCGGTTGGAATAGAAACTTTTGTTTATGTCAGCGATGACACCTACACGGCCCGCCAGATTCGCCAGATGGAGCTGCAGATCCTCAAGGCCATCGACTTTAGCCTGTCGCGACCGTTGCCGATTCACTTCTTGCGTCGGTACTCTAAGGCTGCCGGCGCTACGAATGAACAGCATGTCATGGCCAAGTACTTTATCGAGTTGGCTGCCTTGACCTACGATCTGGCTAGCTACAGACCCTCGGAGATTGCCGCTGCCTCGATGTTCTTGTCGCTAAACTTGCTGAATGGAAACCACCGGGAAGCCACGGGTTTCAACGACCAGCACTGGTCGGCCACTCTGTCCTTCTACTCGCGGTACTCGGCCTCCGATTTGCGTCCAATCTCAAGGAAAATTGCGAAGCTTGCCCGGAATGCACCACAAGCCAAGCTGAAGGCCGTTTACATAAAATACCAGGGTAGCAATTTCCACAAGATTGCTCAGCGACGGGAGCTGAGCAGCCCGCTGATTGACTATATCATTGGTCAGAACTTTAGAAAGTAG